The window AAGTGTTACAACCCCTCAAAGACGCTGTCGAAGCGCACCATGCCTTTCACGCCCTGCATCGCCGCCCGGTCCAGCCGCGAAATCATGAAGGCTTCCTCCGGAACGCCCTCATAGGGGCACGTGATTCCCAGCGGCCCCGCCGGGACGAAACCGAAGCGCGGATAATAGGCCGGGTGGCCGATGAGCACGACGAAGGGCGCACCGCGCGCCTGCGCACAAGAGAGGGCCGAGCGGCAGAGCGCCGACCCGACACCGCTGCGCTGGCCGGCCGGGTCAACACTGACGGGCGCCAGTGCCAGCCCGTCCCTGACCACCCCGCCAGCCTCGTCCACGATGGGCGCGGGCGAGAGCATGATATGCCCGGCAAGCCCGTTGCCCGGTATCTCGGCGACCAGCGAAATCACCTCATCGCCATGCTTGTCACGCAACAGATCGACCAGCCTTGCCTCGTCATCGCGCTGGAAGGCGGCATGGGTGAGCCGGTGAACAGCCGTCTGGTCCTGTTCTGTCTCAGGTCTGATCAGCATGACCCGCCCCTATTCCGCCACCGCCAGCGCCGCGAGGCGCGCATACACGCCATCGCCTTGCGCGCGCAGCTCGCCATGCGTGCCCTGCTCGACGATCCGGCCCTCATTGAAGACCAGAATCCGGTCTGCGTCCCGGATAGTGGACAGGCGGTGGGCGATCACGATGGCAGTGCGGCCCGCCATGACATCGGCCATCGCCTCCTGCACCTCGCGCTCGGTCTCGTTGTCGAGGCTGGACGTGGCTTCGTCAAAGATCAGGATCGGCGCATCGGCGAGCACCGCGCGGGCAATCGCCACGCGCTGACGCTCCCCGCCGGACAGCTTCACCCCGCGCTCACCCACCAGCGTGTCATACCCGGCGGGCAGGCGCGCGATGAAATCATGCGCACGCGCACGCTTTGCCGCCGCGATGATCTCCTCCATGGAGGCATCAGGGCGCGCATAGGCGATATTCTCCGCAATCGAGCGGTGAAACAGGGCCGGATCCTGCGGGACGAGCGCTATGGAACGGCGCAGGCTTGCCTGCTTCACACCGCGCACATCCTGCCCGTCAATGAGAATTGCGCCCTCATCGACGTCATAGAGCCGCTGGACCAGCTTCACGAAAGTGGACTTGCCCGAGCCCGTAGGACCGACCAGAGCCACTTTCTCGCCAGCGGGGACCTCCAGCGAGAAATCCTCGTAAAGCGGGCGGTTCTGCCCGGCATAGGTAAAGCGCACGCGGTCAAAACTGATGGCCCCGGGACCCGGCACAAAGTCCGGCGCGCCCGGAACATCGGCGATTCCCGCCTCCTGCAGGGCGTAGGCGGCGATGTCCTGGATCTCGTCGAGACCTCGCTGGACGTTCTGCACTTCCTCACCAAAGCGGCGCATATAGCCCGCCATCAGCATGAAGGCGGTGATCGCAAACACCACCGCGCCGGGGCTTGCCTCACCGCGCTGCCACAGATTGATGAGCAGCCCCGTCAGGCCCGCCTGCAGGGCAAGCACGGCAATGATCTGCACCAGCCAGGTGTTCACAAAGCGCAGCCAGGTCTTCTTCACTTCCGCCCGCCAGCGCCAGGCCAGCGTATGGAAACGCTGGTCCTCGCGCCCTTCAGCCCCGAAACCTTTCACCGTGGCGATACCCGACATGGCATCGGCCACCGCGCCGCCCAGCTCGGAATCGATACGGTTGGAACGGATATTCTGCGGGCGCACATAGAGCGCCGACATCAGCACCGAGGCCACGATGAAAATGGCGGTGACGCTCAGCGCATAGAGCCCGACCAGCGGCCAGGTGAACAGCATGTAGACACCCAGCCCCGCCATCACGAGGACAGAGGGGATCAGCCCGAACCAGAGCGTCGCCGTGATCGTGTCATAGGCCCACATGCCGCGCGTGATCTTGCGCACGACCGAGCCGGCAAACGTGCTGGCATGCCAGTCGAGCGCGAAGCGCTGCACGCGCGCGAAAGACTCCGTCGTCATGTCGGCCATGTTGGCGCTGGAAAAGCGTATCTCGAAGCGCACCGCGATCTGGCGCATGGCGTTGAACGCAATGGCAAGGCCCAGAAACAGCGCGAACGCCGCCCAGTGGCCGCCATCGCCATTGCCGGTCCCATTATTGCCAGTCATCGTGTCGATGAGCCGGCCGGCAGCGACGGGAATGAACACGTCGATCACCGTGGCAATGAGCGTGAAACCCACCAGCGCGGCAAAGAACCACGGGCGGCGCATCCACTGGCGCCACAGGAAAGCCAGAACGGCAGCGTTGGAAAGCACGCGCGGTGCATGCGCGTCATCATCAAATTGTTCGGTCATGATCGTCTCGAATGCGTGGGGTCCGCACGGGCCCAGTGACGGGCGCGGACCAGGGGTCTGAAAATGGAAGCGTGGCTGTGCGGCAGGGGAAAGTGTTACGCAGGACGGCAGCCTTTCGGCCAGGCGTCCCGGTGCCCCCTTGTCCGCGCTACCGCGTGCGCGTGAGGGCGCTCCAGATTTCAGATCGCATGGGTCGGACGAGACCTCCTTTGGACGGCTAAACGCCGCCGGTGAGGGAAGCGTGTTACACCCGCCTGCCCGCCGGGCCAAGCGCGCAGACCGAAAACTGTGGCATTGTGGTTAACAGGTGTGGCGGTGAAGGCACAGGCGTGCAGCCTGCGATTGCTGGCTTCCTCCCCCGTTCACGGGGGAGGTGTCGAGCGTCAGCGAGACGGAGGGGGGGAGCTTTCTGGCAATCCCCCCCTTGGTCCTTCGGGCGTTCGAAGCTTCGCTTCTCACCCCGCCCGTAAACGGGGGGAGAAACGCAACAAGCGCTGGTAGAGAGTGTCAGAAATCCAGATCGGCATACCAGCGCGCGGGCGGCAGGCCGGGCAGGCGGTCATCCAGGAGCGAGCGGAAGGCCGGACGGCACTTGATGCGCTCATACCAGGCCTTGGCCGCCGGGAAGCTGTCCCAGGGCACATCGCCCAGATAATCCACGCACGAAAGATGCGCCGCCGCCACCAGATCAGCCATGGAGTAGCGCGGCCCCGCCAGCCCGTCGCGGCGCTCCAAGAGCATGCTCATATAATCAAGATGCGCACGCAGGAAATCGCGCCCCGCCCGGATAATCCCGGCATCGGGAGAGCCCAGATTCTGCATGCGCTTTTCCAGCTTCTCATGCAGCAGATAGGCATTCACCTCGGCATCGAACTTGCGGTCAAACCAGGTGACCAGCCGGCGCACCTCGGCGCGGCCCGCCGGGTCTGATGGCAGAAGCGGCGGTTCGGGCCGCGTCTCTTCCAGATGGGCCAGAATGGCATCGGCCTGCACGATGACCAGCGGCGTCTCGCCGCTGCGGTCTTCGAGTACCGGCGTCAGCCCCGCCGGGTTGAGATCGAAAAACGCATCTTCCGGTTCCCATACCCGCTGGAAGCGCAGCTCCACGGCGCACTTCTTCTCGGCCAGCGCAAGACGCGCCTGCCGGGACCAGGGATCAAGGGGCCAGTGGTGCAGAATAAACATCGGCCAAAACGCTAATGCGCTTCGCGCGGCGGTTTAAGCGCGTATTCAGCGCGCGCCGCCATCATGGGGCTCCGGGTCGGCGTCGAAAAAGCCCCGCCCGTGCGCCTCGCCATAGCCTTTGGGATCGGAATGGATCAGCAGGTCCGCGGCCGGATAGTGTTTGAGGACCCGCAGCTCGGCCGCCACCACGACGTCATGAGCCTCTTTGAGCGTCTGGAACGGCTCCAGATCCATGTGAACCTGAATGTGGATAAGCGGCCCGGCCGCGCGGGTACGTAGTTCATGCACGCCCAGCACGCGCGGATCGTCTGTCAGGAGAGCCTCGATATGCGCGCGGGTTGCGTCCGGCAATTCCCGGTCGAGCAGCTGGTTGACGGACTCCCGGCCCAGCTCAAACGCCGACTTTGCCAGCAGAACACCGACAAACAGCGCCAGAATCGGGTCTGCCCGCTCCAGCCCGGCAAAGACCGCCAGCGCAATCCCGCCCATCACGGCCAGGTTGGACAATACATCGGCAGAATAATGCGCACGGTCGCCCGTTACGGCGATGGAGCCGGTGCGCCGGATGACCAGCGTCTGCATGCGGATAAGGCCAAGCGTGAGGACCAGCGACAGCGCCATCACCGCCAGCGCCCAGCCTCCGGCCTCGACGGGCTGCGGATCAATCAGACGGCGCGTGCCTTCCACAAACAGGAAGAGGGCCGAGGCCGCCACCAATACCGCCTGCAGGAGGCTGGAGAAAGCTTCCGCCTTGCCATGGCCGAAACGGTGCTCATTGTCGGCAGGACGGGCCGCATAACGCACGGCGAGAAAGGCCGTCACAGAGGCCGCAAGGTCCAGAAGCGAGTCAAAAAAGCTCGCCAGCAGGGCGATCGAACCCGACGCTATCCAGCCCGCGAGCTTGGCGCCCACCAGAATCAGCGCCACGCTGACCGAAAGCGCCGTCGCCATCGTATTGATGCGCTGCGACTCAGCCGGATCCATACGGCCAGGCCCTGCCGGGCTGGCAGGCGGCATATCCGTTTCGGGCGCGGGTGACGGTGTAGCCATGGCGCCGATATAGGCGCACACCGTTACATTGTCACCAACGCCCGCTCGCGCAGATCAGCTCGCGAAATACGCCTCGACCTCGCGGATCAGGGCTTTCTTGGCCACTTCCACGATGCGCTTGCCCTTCTCCGGTGTGGCCTGCGAGGGATCAGAGCCGATCCGGCCATCGGGGAATTTCTTGCGGTAATCTGCCGCGTCGGTGAACCGGCCCTCTGGCGCGGTTTTCGGCGTCATCACCACGTCTTTCACCGCCTCTGGATAGGCGTAATAGGTGACGGCAACCTCCGAGGCCGTGGCATGGCTGCCATCGCCTTCAGGGAACAGCTCCTTGCAGACCTGTGCCACCTCGTCAAACATCCACCAGGAGGTCTGTTTGAGCTTGTAGGGGCAGGCCTCGCCATCGAGCGACCAGGCCGCATAGCTTTCCACGAACGCGGCATCAATGGTGGTGATGTTTCCGCCATGGCCATTGAGGAAGAAGATGCGCTTGAAGCCGTGCCGGTGCAGGCTGTCGATCCAGTCATTGAGCGCGGCAATCATGGTTGTCGGACGCAGCGTGATCGAGCCGGTAAAGCCTAGATGATGTTGGGCAGAGCCAACCGAGAAGGTCGGCCCGACCAGAAAGCCCGCCTCGTCGCCCGCTTCTTTTGCGATCACTTCAGGACAGATCGCGTCCGTACCCAGCAGGCCGTTCGGGCCATGCTGTTCGACAGAGCCGATCGGGATGATGATGCCCTTGGACTTCTTCAGATAGGCTTCGACTTCGGGCCAGCTGGCCTGGTTGAGCTGCATACCGGTATGTCTCCCGCAAATGAGGGGTCAATCATTCGCGACGGAGATCAGCCGATCACGCACCGTCTTGCAAGGGGATAGGCGCAGATAGGTTTAAGCTAACCCCGCCCGGCGCCGGAATTTGGCAATGAAGGCAGACTGGTCCGCACTCTGCATTTCTGTGCGGGCGGCGCTTGCCTGAAGAACAGGCGACAAGGATGACAGCGCCTCGTTGCCAGCGTTTTCCACCACTATGTCTGTCAGCCGGTTTACCGCATTCAGCGGATCAACCATCCCGCTGACATGCCATGCCGCCCGGGCGGCCAGCTCGGTAGCGTCGGCCTCGCTTATCCCGAAAAGCCGGGCCATGTCGTGCGTCATCGCCGCCCGGTCTGGCTCGGTTATCGGTCCTGCGCATGCCGCGACACCAAAAATCAGGACCGCCGCCGCCTCGCGCGGATCATCGATCGTCTCGACGGCGCGCCGGTTCGCCTTGGAGCGGAACCGCATTTTGCGCGGCAAATTGGCCGCCTCTCCGGCCAGATCTGCGAGGTCGCGGGCAGCCTGCGAAGCGATGTGAATCCGCCAGAAGATGAAGGCCGCCGTCCCCAGAACGCCCAGTATCGCCATGACTATGTGCATTGCCCGCCTCCATGCCGGGCTGAATATTACTGGCAGGCGCATCTGGTACAAGCTGGAATTGATCGGTGCGGGCAAGATGGTCCGCCCGCTTGCACCCGCCCATACCCTTCGGCCAAGCTCCGCCCGTCAGATGAGAGCCAAACGCGGAGCAGCACAGCCATGACAGACGAGATCATCCCGGTAGCCTCCAGCTTCTCAGGCTCGGACATGGGCGCAGAACGCTACAAGGCCCGGTATGCGCGCTCGGTTGAAGAACCCGAAGCATTCTGGCGCGAGGAGCTGGCCCGGCTCGACTGGATCAAGCGGCCGGAAAAAATCTCCGACGTCTCGTTCAACAGGGATGATTTCCGCATTCGCTGGTTTGAGGATGGCATCCTCAATGTCTCGGTCAACTGCATTGACCGGCATCTGGAGACCCGCGCCAACAAGCCCGCCCTGATCTGGGAGGGCGATCACCCCGCCCACCACCATGCCATCACCTACCGCCAGCTGCACGACCATGTGTGCCGCTTTGCCAACGTGCTCAAAATGCTGGGTGTGAAGAAGGGTGACCGGGTCACGCTCTACATGCCGATGATCCCGCAGGCCGTCTTTGCCATGCTGGCCTGCACGCGCATCGGCGCGGTGCATTCGGTCGTGTTTGGCGGCTTTTCGCCCGAAGCCCTGTCAGGCCGGATCAATGATTGCCAGAGCGAGTTCGTCATCACCGCCGATCAGGGCGTGCGCGGCGGCAAGGCCATCCCCCTGAAGGACAATGTGGACGAAGCGCTGAAAAGCGCGCCCGGCGTCAAGCGCGTGCTGTGCGTCAAGCATACCGGCGCGAACGTCCACTGGGAGGAAGGCCGTGATTACTGGTATCACGACCTCTCCATCCAGGTGGACGCCCATTGCGCGCCCGAACCGATGGGCGCCGAAGATCCGCTCTTTATCCTGTACACCTCAGGCTCCACCGGGAAGCCCAAGGGCGTGCTGCACACGACCGGCGGGTATCTGCTTTGGGCGGCGATGACCCATGCGCTCACCTTCGATGCGAAGGAAGACGATATTTTCTGGTGTACAGCCGATATCGGCTGGGTGACGGGCCATTCCTACATCGTCTACGGCCCGCTCGCGAACGGCGCGACCAGCCTGATGTTCGAGGGCGTGCCGACCTGGCCAGATGCTTCGCGCTTCTGGGAGGTGATCGAGAAGCACAAGGTTTCGGTCTTCTACACCGCGCCCACCGCCATCCGCGCCCTGATGCGCCTGGGCGATGATCCGGTGACGAAGCATGACCGCTCCTCCTTGCGCCTTCTGGGGACGGTGGGCGAGCCGATCAATCCCGAAGCCTGGCGCTGGTATCACAAGACGGTCGGCAATGGACATTGCCCCATCGTCGACACCTGGTGGCAGACCGAAACTGGCGGGCATCTCATTACGCCGCTTCCCGGCGCCCATGGCCTCAAACCCGGCTCGGCCAGCTTTCCCATGTTTGGCGTGCAGCCCGCCCTTGTCGATAATGACGGCAAGCGCCTGCCCGATAGCGGCGCGGCGACAGGCAATCTGGTGCTGCTGGGTTCATGGCCGGGGCAGATGCGCACCGTCTATGGCGATGACCAGCGCTTCTTCGACACGTATTTCTCCACCTATCCCGGCTATTACTTCACCGGCGATGGCGCGCGCCGTGATGAGGACGGATACTGGTGGATTACCGGCCGGGTGGACGACGTGCTCAATGTCTCCGGCCACCGGCTGGGTACAGCCGAGATCGAAAGCGCGCTGGTACTCCACCCGGATGTCGCCGAGGCCGCTGTCGTGGGCTATCCGCACGACATCAAGGGGCAGGGCGTGTGGTGCTATGTGACGCTGAATGAGGGCGTTGAGGCTGGCGAAACACTGGAAAAGGCCCTGAAAGACCAGGTACGCAAGGAAATAGGCCCTGTCGCCAGCCCGGACGTGATCCAGTTCACGCCCGGCCTGCCCAAGACGCGTTCGGGCAAGATCATGCGGCGTATCCTGCGCAAGATTGCAGAAAATGAGCTGGGGTCATTGGGTGACACCTCGACGCTCGCCGATCCCGGTGTCGTCCAGTCCCTGATCGACGGACGGGTGAAAGCGAGCGGTTAGTGAGGCGCTAACCCAAAGAACCGCTTTGGCTGGCAGGCCCGGATGCGGGGTTTATCCTGCACATCACATCGCAAGGCTCTCGAGGGGTTTAAAGAGTCGCCATGAACCGCAGGACCGTCTCCGTGCTATTCGTCTGCACGGGTAATATATGCCGCTCGCCCATGGCACAGGGCGTCGCCGAGATCATGGCGGCAAAGCTCAACAAATCCATGATGTTTGATTCCGCCGGCACCGGCGACTGGCATGCAGGAGAATCCCCTGATCCGCGCGCCGTCGAAGCGGCGGCCCGGCGCGGCTATGACATCGCCGGCCAGCGTGCCCGCGCGCTGAGCGATGAGGATTTCGCGCGCTTTGACCACATTATCGGCATGGATGCCGGTCACAAGCGCTGGCTGGTCACGGCGCGCGATGTGCGCCGGCTGGAAGAACGCCCGGTCTCCATGCTGATGGACTGGTCGGTAGGCCTGGCGGGCAAGGATGTGCCCGACCCTTACTATGGCGATGGCGCGGCGTTCGAGCACGCGCTGGACCTGATCGAGAAGGGTGTGGACGGCTTGCTCAGGCGGATATGAACAACACCGCGCCCTTGGCATGCCCGCCCGCGCCGCGCTAGACGGGACGCATGCGCACCATCCGCCGGCCCGCCCTTTTCATCATCGCGATTCTCGTCAGCTTCGCTCTGGCAGCTGCCGCCATGATTGTGCTCGCCCTGAAAGGTCTGGCGTGAGGCCATCGCAAGCACTCGAAGCGGGCATTGCGCACGGTAAGCTCGCCGATGACGCCGGTCAGCGGGCCATAGCGCGCCATCTCGATGCACTTATCACGGATATTGAAAGCTGGAATGGCGGCAGGTCCGGCCTGTTCTCGCGCTCCAGGCCTGCGCCCAGAGGGCTTTATCTCTGGGGCGGGGTAGGCACCGGCAAATCGCTGCTGATGGACCTTTTCCACGACGCGGTGGCCCTCAAGGCAAAACGGCGGGCGCATTTCCACGCCTTCATGCAGGACGTGCATGCCCGCATCGCCCGCGAACGCGAAACCAGAAAGGGCGAACCGCTCATCGCCGTGGCTGACGAGATTGCGCGCGAAACCCGGCTTTTATGCTTTGACGAGTTGCAGGTGACCAATGTCGCCGATGCGATGATTCTTGGCCGCCTGTTCGAGCGCCTGTTCGATAAGGGCGTCGTCGTGATCGCCACCTCCAACCGCCACCCATCAGAACTCTACAAGAATGGCCTCAACCGCCAGCTCTTCGAGCCCTTCATTGCCATGATCGAGGCAAAGCTGGAGGTGATGCGTCTCGATAGCGGGCGCGATTACCGTCTGGAACGCCTGACCGCTGCGCCGGTCTACTACACGCCGCTGGACGCTGACGCCGATGCGGCCATGGACGCGGCCTTTGACCGCCTGACGCTCGGCGCGCGGGCGCAAAGCTGCACGCTCACCATTCAGGGCCGCACGCTGGAGGTAGCGAGCGAAGCAGCCGGTGTGGCGCGGTTTGGCTTCGCCGAGCTGTGCGCAAGGCCGCTGGGCGCCGCCGACTATCTCACCCTCGCCGACACCTTCCACACCCTCCTCATCGACCATGTGCCGGTCATGAGCCCAGCAAAGCGCGACGAGGCTGCCCGCTTCGTCACCCTCATCGATGCGCTCTACGATACCCGCGCCAAGCTGGTGATGAGCGCCGAAGCCCCGCCCCAACGGCTCTATCCTGCAGGCGATGGCGCCTTCGAGTTCGAGCGCACCGCCTCGCGCCTGATGGAAATGCAAAGCGCGGAGTATCTGGCCGCCGAACGGCGCAGCTCTACGACTGACGCGTCCAGCGCCAGCTGATCTGACTTTTCCGGTCAGCCCATGGGCAAATCCTCCCGGCGGCGCTAGCGTCTCTGCCGGAAGGACTGGCCGCCCGCTGCGCAACTAGCTGCCTGGATCGGGAACATCCAGATCGAGAATATCACCGGGGCGGCACTCCAGCGCGGCGCAGATGCGCGCCAGCGTTTCAAAGCGCACACCCTTCACCTTGCCGGACCTCAACAAGGAGAGATTGGCTTCGGTAATGCCCACGAAAGCGGCCAGATCCTTCGCCTTCATCTTGCGCCGGGCGAGCATCACATCCAGCGTCACGACGATCTCGGGAATGTCCGGGGTCTGGCTCATCAAATGAAGCTGTCACTGTCTTCTTTAAGCGTAACAGCTTCGCCCATGACACGCGCCATCACGAAGACGAACACACCCGCGCAGAACAGCGCAATGGGAGCCTCGTTGAGCTGCAGGGCAAACCCGCGGTCCACACCGCCAATCCAGTCCAGCAGGGTCGGGCGGAAGATGACAAATGCACCCGCCGCCAGAACAAGCGCGCTGCCGAACTGTTCGATCAGACCGGCATTGCGGCGGGTAAACACCTCTCCGCGCCGGTAATGTCCGCCAAGCCGGACAAGCGCCACCAGGCCGGGTATCAGGAACAGGAAGGGCATGATGTGAACCAGCCCGACAAGGCCCGCATTGAGATAACCCAGAGCACCGTCAGCCCCCAGCGGCCCGTCAGCCAGCACCTCCACCCACTCACGGCCCGCATGGATGACAAGAAGCGCCAGCGATAGCAGGCTGACGACATAAAGCATCGAATCCCAACGTGTTTTCATCTCAGGGCTCCCCCGGTGCTGTAACTGATGCATTCTATAATACAGAAAAATCTTTCTGTAAAACAATAATTTTGCGCAAAGCGCCCCATCACCCGCTTTCGCGTCGACACCGCGTGCGGACATTGCGGAAATCCTCATGCAGCGCTAGACACGCGGCCATCGGTTTTGCGCCGCAGCACGGCCCTGTGTTTTCCGGCGCTCCCTAACAGACGAGGAGAGGCTCATGGCCCGCAAGAAGATTGCCCTTATCGGCGCCGGCATGATCGGCGGCACGCTTGCCCATATTGCTGCGCGCGAGGAGCTGGGCGATGTCGTCCTGATGGACCTGGCGGAAGGCACCGCCAAGGGCAAGGCGCTCGACATCGCTGAAGCCAGCCCCGTGTTCGGCAAGGACAGCCATCTCTCCGGCGGTTCGGTGGAAGACTACTCCCCGATCAAAGGCGCAGATGTGTGCATCGTCACTGCCGGTGTGCCGCGCAAGCCCGGCATGAGCCGTGATGATCTTCTGGGCATCAACCTCAAAGTTATGAAATCGGTCGGTGAAGGCATCAAGAAATTCGCCCCGAACGCCTTCGTGATCTGCATCACCAATCCGCTCGATGCCATGGTCTGGGCCTTGCGCGAGTTCTCCGGCCTGCCGCACAACATGGTGGTCGGCATGGCGGGCGTGCTGGATTCGGCCCGCTTCCGCTGGTTCCTGGCTGAAGAGTTCAAGGTGTCGGTCGAAGACGTTACCGCCTTCGTGATGGGCGGGCATGGCGACACCATGGTGCCGCTGACACGCTATTCCACCGTGGCTGGCATTCCGGTGCCGGACATGATCGCGATGGGCTGGACCACGCAGGAGAAGATGGACGCCATCGTGGACCGCACCCGCTCGGGCGGCGGCGAGATCGTCCAGCTGCTCGGCAATGGCTCGGCCTTCTACGCGCCTGCCGAAAGCGCGATTGCCATGGCCAAGTCCTACCTCAACGATAAAAAGCGCGTCCTGCCCTGCGCCGTGCATCTCAGCGGCGAGTTCGGCGTCAAGGACATGTATGTCGGCGTGCCGGTGGTGATCGGTGCGGGCGGCGCGGAGAAGATCGTCGAGATCAGCCTCAACGCCGACGAACAGACAATGTTCGATCACTCGGTCGACGCCGTGAAGGGCCTTGTGAAGGCCTGCAAGGACATCGATCCGAGCCTGGCGTAACCACACCTGTCATCCTCCGGCCGCTTTAGCGGTCCGGGAGATCCATTCCGGCGAGGAAGCAGAATGCCCTCGTCCTTCGAGACGGCCTTCGGCCTCCTCAGGATGAGGGCAACGCACATACCCTCATCCCTCGGCCACGTGGTGCTCGAAGGACGAGGAAAAGAAAGCCCCGCATTTCAAGGACCACTTCCATGGCACTCAATATCGCAGTCGTTGGCGCAACCGGCGCGGTGGGCAAGGAAATGCTCACCATTCTGGCCGAGCGCCTGTTCCCGGCTGGCGAGGTTCACGCCCTCGCCTCGCGCCGCTCGGTCGGCACCGAGCTGAGCTATGGCGACAAGACCCTGAAATGCAAGGATCTGGAAACGTTCGACTTTTCGAGCGTCGACCTCGTCCTGATGAGCGCGGGCGGCGACGTATCGAAAGAATGGTCCCCGAAAATCGCCAAGGCCGGCGCCATCGTGGTCGATAATTCCTCCGCCTGGCGGATGGACCCGGACGTGCCGCTGATCGTGCCGGAAGTAAATGCCGATGCGCTCGATGACGGCATCAGGAAAGGCATTATTGCCAATCC is drawn from Glycocaulis alkaliphilus and contains these coding sequences:
- a CDS encoding ABC transporter ATP-binding protein, whose translation is MTEQFDDDAHAPRVLSNAAVLAFLWRQWMRRPWFFAALVGFTLIATVIDVFIPVAAGRLIDTMTGNNGTGNGDGGHWAAFALFLGLAIAFNAMRQIAVRFEIRFSSANMADMTTESFARVQRFALDWHASTFAGSVVRKITRGMWAYDTITATLWFGLIPSVLVMAGLGVYMLFTWPLVGLYALSVTAIFIVASVLMSALYVRPQNIRSNRIDSELGGAVADAMSGIATVKGFGAEGREDQRFHTLAWRWRAEVKKTWLRFVNTWLVQIIAVLALQAGLTGLLINLWQRGEASPGAVVFAITAFMLMAGYMRRFGEEVQNVQRGLDEIQDIAAYALQEAGIADVPGAPDFVPGPGAISFDRVRFTYAGQNRPLYEDFSLEVPAGEKVALVGPTGSGKSTFVKLVQRLYDVDEGAILIDGQDVRGVKQASLRRSIALVPQDPALFHRSIAENIAYARPDASMEEIIAAAKRARAHDFIARLPAGYDTLVGERGVKLSGGERQRVAIARAVLADAPILIFDEATSSLDNETEREVQEAMADVMAGRTAIVIAHRLSTIRDADRILVFNEGRIVEQGTHGELRAQGDGVYARLAALAVAE
- a CDS encoding cation diffusion facilitator family transporter, producing the protein MATPSPAPETDMPPASPAGPGRMDPAESQRINTMATALSVSVALILVGAKLAGWIASGSIALLASFFDSLLDLAASVTAFLAVRYAARPADNEHRFGHGKAEAFSSLLQAVLVAASALFLFVEGTRRLIDPQPVEAGGWALAVMALSLVLTLGLIRMQTLVIRRTGSIAVTGDRAHYSADVLSNLAVMGGIALAVFAGLERADPILALFVGVLLAKSAFELGRESVNQLLDRELPDATRAHIEALLTDDPRVLGVHELRTRAAGPLIHIQVHMDLEPFQTLKEAHDVVVAAELRVLKHYPAADLLIHSDPKGYGEAHGRGFFDADPEPHDGGAR
- a CDS encoding GNAT family N-acetyltransferase; the encoded protein is MLIRPETEQDQTAVHRLTHAAFQRDDEARLVDLLRDKHGDEVISLVAEIPGNGLAGHIMLSPAPIVDEAGGVVRDGLALAPVSVDPAGQRSGVGSALCRSALSCAQARGAPFVVLIGHPAYYPRFGFVPAGPLGITCPYEGVPEEAFMISRLDRAAMQGVKGMVRFDSVFEGL
- a CDS encoding glutathione S-transferase family protein, with the translated sequence MFILHHWPLDPWSRQARLALAEKKCAVELRFQRVWEPEDAFFDLNPAGLTPVLEDRSGETPLVIVQADAILAHLEETRPEPPLLPSDPAGRAEVRRLVTWFDRKFDAEVNAYLLHEKLEKRMQNLGSPDAGIIRAGRDFLRAHLDYMSMLLERRDGLAGPRYSMADLVAAAHLSCVDYLGDVPWDSFPAAKAWYERIKCRPAFRSLLDDRLPGLPPARWYADLDF
- the zapE gene encoding cell division protein ZapE translates to MRPSQALEAGIAHGKLADDAGQRAIARHLDALITDIESWNGGRSGLFSRSRPAPRGLYLWGGVGTGKSLLMDLFHDAVALKAKRRAHFHAFMQDVHARIARERETRKGEPLIAVADEIARETRLLCFDELQVTNVADAMILGRLFERLFDKGVVVIATSNRHPSELYKNGLNRQLFEPFIAMIEAKLEVMRLDSGRDYRLERLTAAPVYYTPLDADADAAMDAAFDRLTLGARAQSCTLTIQGRTLEVASEAAGVARFGFAELCARPLGAADYLTLADTFHTLLIDHVPVMSPAKRDEAARFVTLIDALYDTRAKLVMSAEAPPQRLYPAGDGAFEFERTASRLMEMQSAEYLAAERRSSTTDASSAS
- a CDS encoding creatininase family protein; the encoded protein is MQLNQASWPEVEAYLKKSKGIIIPIGSVEQHGPNGLLGTDAICPEVIAKEAGDEAGFLVGPTFSVGSAQHHLGFTGSITLRPTTMIAALNDWIDSLHRHGFKRIFFLNGHGGNITTIDAAFVESYAAWSLDGEACPYKLKQTSWWMFDEVAQVCKELFPEGDGSHATASEVAVTYYAYPEAVKDVVMTPKTAPEGRFTDAADYRKKFPDGRIGSDPSQATPEKGKRIVEVAKKALIREVEAYFAS
- the acs gene encoding acetate--CoA ligase; protein product: MTDEIIPVASSFSGSDMGAERYKARYARSVEEPEAFWREELARLDWIKRPEKISDVSFNRDDFRIRWFEDGILNVSVNCIDRHLETRANKPALIWEGDHPAHHHAITYRQLHDHVCRFANVLKMLGVKKGDRVTLYMPMIPQAVFAMLACTRIGAVHSVVFGGFSPEALSGRINDCQSEFVITADQGVRGGKAIPLKDNVDEALKSAPGVKRVLCVKHTGANVHWEEGRDYWYHDLSIQVDAHCAPEPMGAEDPLFILYTSGSTGKPKGVLHTTGGYLLWAAMTHALTFDAKEDDIFWCTADIGWVTGHSYIVYGPLANGATSLMFEGVPTWPDASRFWEVIEKHKVSVFYTAPTAIRALMRLGDDPVTKHDRSSLRLLGTVGEPINPEAWRWYHKTVGNGHCPIVDTWWQTETGGHLITPLPGAHGLKPGSASFPMFGVQPALVDNDGKRLPDSGAATGNLVLLGSWPGQMRTVYGDDQRFFDTYFSTYPGYYFTGDGARRDEDGYWWITGRVDDVLNVSGHRLGTAEIESALVLHPDVAEAAVVGYPHDIKGQGVWCYVTLNEGVEAGETLEKALKDQVRKEIGPVASPDVIQFTPGLPKTRSGKIMRRILRKIAENELGSLGDTSTLADPGVVQSLIDGRVKASG
- a CDS encoding low molecular weight protein-tyrosine-phosphatase, which encodes MNRRTVSVLFVCTGNICRSPMAQGVAEIMAAKLNKSMMFDSAGTGDWHAGESPDPRAVEAAARRGYDIAGQRARALSDEDFARFDHIIGMDAGHKRWLVTARDVRRLEERPVSMLMDWSVGLAGKDVPDPYYGDGAAFEHALDLIEKGVDGLLRRI
- a CDS encoding helix-turn-helix domain-containing protein, whose translation is MSQTPDIPEIVVTLDVMLARRKMKAKDLAAFVGITEANLSLLRSGKVKGVRFETLARICAALECRPGDILDLDVPDPGS